From Arachis stenosperma cultivar V10309 chromosome 2, arast.V10309.gnm1.PFL2, whole genome shotgun sequence, one genomic window encodes:
- the LOC130961825 gene encoding arginine biosynthesis bifunctional protein ArgJ, chloroplastic, with protein MYSCIPHQLFLQLHSPSSRNPKVFPSCVPSSPRNLRICTVSMSKASSYIPAAPIFLPEGPWKEIPGGVTAAEGFKAAGMYGGLRAKGEKPDLSLVMCDVDAISAGSFTTNVVAAAPVLYCKKMLDISKTARAVITNAGQANAATGEAGYQDMLECVESLAKLLKVKPEEVLVESTGVIGQRIKKGAFLSSLPTLVGSLSSSVEGADAAAVAITTTDLVSKSVAIETMVGGTKVRVGGMAKGSGMIHPNMATMLGVITTDARVTSDVWRKMVQVAVNRSFNQITVDGDTSTNDTIIALASGLSGLGCISSLDSDEATQLQACLDAVMQGLAKSIAWDGEGATCLIEVNVVGADSEGEAAKVARSVAASSLVKAAVYGRDPNWGRIAAAAGYSGVSFHQNKLRVELGDILLMVGGEPQSFDRVAASNYLKRAGETHGTVRINISIGNGLGHGQAWGCDLSYDYVKINAEYTT; from the exons atgtattCGTGCATTCCTCACCAACTTTTTCTTCAGTTGCATTCGCCGAGTTCCCGAAACCCAAAG GTTTTCCCCTCATGTGTTCCTTCTTCTCCGCGGAATTTGAGGATCTGCACTGTTTCAATGAGTAAGGCTTCAAGTTACATACCAGCTGCTCCAATTTTTCTTCCTGAAGGACCTTGGAAGGAG ATTCCAGGAGGAGTTACTGCTGCAGAGGGATTTAAAGCTGCCGGAATGTATGGAGGATTACGTGCCAAAGGAGAAAAGCCCGACCTTTCACTTGTTATGTGTGACGTTGATGCTATATCTGCAG GGTCATTTACAACAAATGTGGTTGCTGCTGCACCAGTATTATACTGCAAAAAGATGTTAGATATTTCAAAAACT GCACGGGCTGTAATAACTAATGCAGGCCAAGCAAATGCAGCTACG GGTGAAGCAGGTTATCAGGACATGTTAGAATGTGTGGAAAGCCTTGCCAAG CTTCTGAAAGTGAAACCAGAAGAAGTATTAGTTGAATCTACTGGTGTAATTGGTCAAAGAATAAAGAAG GGGGCATTTTTAAGCTCACTTCCCACATTAGTGGGTTCACTTTCATCTTCAGTTGAAGG GGCAGATGCTGCAGCAGTGGCAATCACAACAACGGACCTTGTTAGCAAAAGCGTGGCAATTGAGACTATG GTTGGAGGGACTAAGGTAAGGGTTGGGGGAATGGCAAAAGGCTCTGGGATGATCCATCCAAATATGGCTACCATGCTCGGG GTAATAACAACTGATGCCCGGGTAACCAGCGATGTTTGGAGAAAGATGGTGCAGGTTGCTGTGAACCGAAGTTTCAACCAGATAACT GTAGATGGAGATACTAGTACTAATGACACTATTATTGCTTTGGCTAGTGGGTTATCTGGGTTGGGCTGTATTTCTTCACTGGACAGTGATGAGGCTACTCAACTTCAGGCATGCCTAGATGCG GTAATGCAAGGTCTTGCCAAATCAATAGCTTGGGATGGAGAGGGGGCAACATGCCTCATTGAG GTCAATGTAGTGGGTGCAGATAGTGAGGGTGAAGCTGCAAAAGTTGCTCGTTCTGTTGCAGCATCTTCACTTGTAAAG GCTGCTGTGTATGGCAGAGACCCTAATTGGGGACGCATTGCTGCTGCAGCTGGTTATTCTGGGGTCTCTTTCCACCAGAATAAACTTAGGGTGGAGCTGGGGGATATTTTGCTGATGGTTGGTGGGGAACCACAATCATTTGATCG AGTTGCTGCTAGTAATTATCTAAAAAGGGCTGGGGAGACTCATGGTACTGTTAGAATTAACATATCAATTG GCAATGGACTAGGACATGGACAAGCATGGGGATGTGATTTGAGCTATGATTATGTAAAAATTAATGCAGAATACACAACATGA
- the LOC130961705 gene encoding probable histone H2B.3 has translation MAPAKAEKKPAEKKPAEKAPAEKKPKAEKKISKEGSSDKKKKRVKKSVETYKIYIFKVLKQVHPDIGISSKAMGIMNSFINDIFEKLAQEASRLARYNKKPTITSREIQTAVRLVLPGELAKHAVSEGTKAVTKFTSS, from the coding sequence ATGGCTCCAGCGAAGGCAGAGAAGAAGCCAGCAGAGAAGAAACCCGCGGAGAAAGCACCAGCGGAGAAGAAACCGAAGGCGGAGAAGAAGATCTCGAAGGAAGGAAGTAGcgataagaagaagaagagagtgaaGAAGAGCGTTGAGACTTACAAGATCTACATCTTCAAGGTTCTGAAGCAGGTTCACCCTGACATCGGAATCTCGAGCAAAGCCATGGGGATAATGAACAGTTTTATCAACGATATCTTCGAGAAGCTCGCTCAGGAAGCTTCTAGACTCGCCAGGTATAACAAGAAGCCGACGATTACATCGAGGGAGATCCAAACTGCCGTACGGTTGGTGCTCCCTGGTGAGTTGGCGAAGCATGCCGTTTCTGAAGGGACCAAAGCGGTGACTAAGTTCACCAGCTCGTAA